The Paenibacillus yonginensis genome segment ACATTCGTAAACGGCGTTGCGTTTGACGGTTCTTCTATTCCTGGTTTCCGTGGAATTGAAGAATCCGATATGGTTATGATGCCTGACAGCGGTTCTGTATTCGTAGATCCTTTCACGGCTCATCCAACGCTTAACGTATTGTGCGATATTTATACACCTGAAGGCGAACGTTACGAGCGCGATCCGCGCAGCATTGCAGCCCGTGCCGAACAGTATCTGCAGGATAGCGGCATCGGTACACATGCCAACTTTGCTCCGGAGTCCGAGTTCTTTATCTTTGACGACGTTCGATTCGAAAGCGGCATGAATAAGTCCTATTACTCCGTAGATTCCGAAGAAGCAAGCTGGAACAGCGGACGTAATGAAGAAGGTTCAAACCAGTCCTTCAAAGTGCCTGTTAAAGGCGGATATGTCCCTGTAGCTCCTACAGACAAAGGTCAAGACCTGCGCAGCGAAATGTGCCGTTTGCTTGAAGAAGCCGGTCTTAGCGTAGAGCGTCATCACCATGAAGTGGCGACAGCAGGCCAAGCGGAAATCAACTTCCGTTTCGATACTTTGCTCAAAACAGCAGACAACCTGATGAAATATAAATACATTGTTCAAAACACGGCTTATAAAGCAGGTAAAGTAGCAACGTTTATGCCTAAACCACTGTTTGGCGATAACGGTAGCGGCATGCACGTTCACCAATCGATCTTTAACGGCAGTGAGCCATTGTTCTATGAAAAAGGCGCTTATGCAAACCTGAGCGAAACAGCTTTGCATTACATCGGCGGCATCCTGTACCATGCACCGGCACTGATCGCTTTCACGAATCCGAGCACCAACTCGTTTAAACGCCTGGTTCCTGGCTACGAAGCCCCGGTCAACCTGGTATTCTCCAAAGGCAACCGTTCCGCGGCCGTGCGTATTCCGGTTGCAGCTGTTACGCCTAAAGGCTGCCGGATCGAGTTCCGTACACCGGACTCCACAGCGAACCCGTACCTGGCGTTCTCCGCTATGCTGATGGCCGGACTGGACGGCATCAAAAATAAAATCGACCCTAGAGCTCAAGGTTATGGTCCTTTCGATACAAATATCTATGAGCTGTCCGATGCCGAGAAAGAGAACATCCGCAGCGTTCCAGGTTCCCTGGACGAAGCGCTTGACGCTTTGGTTGCCGACCATGAGTTCCTGACTGAAGGCGGCGTATTCACCAAAGAATTTATCGAGAATTTTGTAGACTTCAAACGCCATGAAGCAAGAGCGGTTTCCACTCGTGTTCATCCGCATGAGTTCAGCCTTTACTTTGACCTGTAAGGTCAAAGTCTTGCCAAGTAGAACAAGGAACCTTCCGGATTGCCGGAAGGTTCTCTTTATTTTTGAACAAATGATTACTTTAATGCGTTATCCCTTTAAAATAATAAAAAAAGTTTGGGGTTAACTCTTGATGGAATATTTGAGAGTTGCTATGATAATTCGTAAATGAAGTGACAGAAAATGAGAGGATGGGAGTCTTTTGAACAAGAGAGCCTACAATTTTAATGCGGGTCCTGCTGCTTTGCCGCTGGAGGTGCTGCAGCGTGCGCAAGCCGAGTTCGTGGATTACAAGGAGACTGGAATGTCGATTATGGAAATGTCTCACCGCGGAGCGGTTTATGAGTCCGTGCACCATGAAGCGCAGAGCAGATTGTTGAACTTATTCGGCAGTCCTTCCGGTTACAAGGTGTTATTTCTACAGGGCGGGGCTTCTACGCAGTTTGCCATGATTCCGCTAAACTTCCTGTCCGAAGGGAAAGCAGCCGGTTACGTTAGAACAGGCAGCTGGGCCGATAAAGCGCTGAAGGAAGCCAAGCTGGTCGGCGAGGCGTTTGTGGCCGCTTCCTCTGAATCTGAAGGTTTCCGGAAAGTCCCGGATCTCCGTAATCTTGAACTGCCTGAGCAGACGGCTTATGTCCATTTAACTTCAAATGAGACGATTGAAGGCACTTCTTTCCTTAACTATCCGGATACCGGCAGCGTACCTCTGATCGCCGACATGTCCAGCGATATTCTGTCTCGTCCTTTCGATTTAGAGTCCTTTGGCATGGTTTATGCAGGGGCGCAAAAGAATCTGGGGCCTTCCGGAGTAACGGTCGTAATTGCCCGGGAAGAGCTGCTGGAGCAGTCGCCTAAGCATCTGCCGACGATTCTTCGTTATG includes the following:
- the serC gene encoding 3-phosphoserine/phosphohydroxythreonine transaminase, with the translated sequence MNKRAYNFNAGPAALPLEVLQRAQAEFVDYKETGMSIMEMSHRGAVYESVHHEAQSRLLNLFGSPSGYKVLFLQGGASTQFAMIPLNFLSEGKAAGYVRTGSWADKALKEAKLVGEAFVAASSESEGFRKVPDLRNLELPEQTAYVHLTSNETIEGTSFLNYPDTGSVPLIADMSSDILSRPFDLESFGMVYAGAQKNLGPSGVTVVIAREELLEQSPKHLPTILRYDTHYKNDSLYNTPPSFSIYMVNEVLKWIEEQGGLTGIEQLNRKKAGLLYEAIDQSEGFYNGFAQPDSRSLMNVTFRLGTEELEKKFVKESEAAGFVGLKGHRSVGGLRASIYNAVPYDAIAALVQFMEDFRNKNR
- the glnA gene encoding type I glutamate--ammonia ligase; protein product: MSAQDVLKLIEEQQIEWVDFRFTDLAGRSHHISLPATAVDEDTFVNGVAFDGSSIPGFRGIEESDMVMMPDSGSVFVDPFTAHPTLNVLCDIYTPEGERYERDPRSIAARAEQYLQDSGIGTHANFAPESEFFIFDDVRFESGMNKSYYSVDSEEASWNSGRNEEGSNQSFKVPVKGGYVPVAPTDKGQDLRSEMCRLLEEAGLSVERHHHEVATAGQAEINFRFDTLLKTADNLMKYKYIVQNTAYKAGKVATFMPKPLFGDNGSGMHVHQSIFNGSEPLFYEKGAYANLSETALHYIGGILYHAPALIAFTNPSTNSFKRLVPGYEAPVNLVFSKGNRSAAVRIPVAAVTPKGCRIEFRTPDSTANPYLAFSAMLMAGLDGIKNKIDPRAQGYGPFDTNIYELSDAEKENIRSVPGSLDEALDALVADHEFLTEGGVFTKEFIENFVDFKRHEARAVSTRVHPHEFSLYFDL